The DNA segment TTGCGCCCGGCCTTGCCCCAGTTGATGTTGCTCTGCTCGGCGTTGCCGACCTCGCCGACGGTGGCGCGGCAGCGGACGTCGACCAGGCGGATCTCACCGGAGGGCATGCGGAGGTGAGCCATGGAGCCCTCCTTCGCGAGCAGCTGCACCGAGGCGCCGGCGGAGCGGGCGAACTTGGCGCCGCCGCCGGGACGCAGCTCGATGGCGTGCAGCGTGGTACCGACCGGGATGTTGCGCAGGGCGAGGTTGTTGCCCGGCTTGATGTCAGCCCCGGGACCGTTCTCCACGCGGTCGCCCTGCTGCAGGTTGCGCGGGGCGAGGATGTAGCGCTTCTCGCCGTCCGCGTAGTGCAGCAGCGCGATGCGCGCGGTGCGGTTGGGGTCGTACTCGATGTGCGCGACCTTCGCCGGCACGCCGTCCTTGTCGTGACGACGGAAGTCGATCACGCGGTAGGCGCGCTTGTGTCCGCCACCCTGGTGGCGGACGGTCACACGACCTGAGTTGTTACGGCCGCCCTTGCTGTGCAGGGGACGGACCAGCGACTTCTCCGGCGTGGACCGCGTGA comes from the Streptomyces sp. KMM 9044 genome and includes:
- the rplB gene encoding 50S ribosomal protein L2, with translation MGIRKYKPTTPGRRGSSVADFVEVTRSTPEKSLVRPLHSKGGRNNSGRVTVRHQGGGHKRAYRVIDFRRHDKDGVPAKVAHIEYDPNRTARIALLHYADGEKRYILAPRNLQQGDRVENGPGADIKPGNNLALRNIPVGTTLHAIELRPGGGAKFARSAGASVQLLAKEGSMAHLRMPSGEIRLVDVRCRATVGEVGNAEQSNINWGKAGRKRWLGVRPTVRGVVMNPVDHPHGGGEGRTSGGRHPVSPWGQKEGRTRSPKKASNKYIVRRRKTNKKR